A section of the Ictalurus punctatus breed USDA103 chromosome 8, Coco_2.0, whole genome shotgun sequence genome encodes:
- the tomm5 gene encoding mitochondrial import receptor subunit TOM5 homolog has translation MFKLEGLGPKLDPEEMKRKMREDVISSVRNFLIYVALLRVTPYVLKKLDSI, from the exons ATGTTTAAACTCGAAGGTTTGGGACCTAAATTAGACCCGGAGGAGATGAAGAGGAAAATGCGAGAGGATGTGATCTCATCCGTGAGAAATTTCCTCATTTATGTCGCTCTTCTGAGAGTCA CTCCGTATGTCTTGAAGAAGTTGGACAGCATCTGA